In Drechmeria coniospora strain ARSEF 6962 chromosome 03, whole genome shotgun sequence, the DNA window CGACGTCATCTCGTGTTCGCCCGAGCAGCTGCGGCAGTCAAAGACGCAAAAAAAGATTCTGAAAGACGAGGAATCTTCCCGGTTGTCCTCGCGGTACTACGGCGTAGAATCGGAACCCTGCGCCGACTTTGCACTGATCTTGTGGAACGATGAGAAGCATACCGTTCAGGAGGTTCAGGATCAAGTTGCGCGAGCTTGTCAAAAGTCGAACCATGACGCTTCTCGTGACGCCTGGGAGACGGATGCCATCGGCCGGAGCATTCTGACGTACACGACGGATATCGATCAGCTGCTGCGCATGGCAAGGATCATGGAAGCCATCCGGGTCACCGTCACCATCCGATCAGCGAGAGACACCTTTCGAGAGCAGATGTGCGGCGTTCTAGTCGAATGGTTGATTGACATCTCTGGCTGCACCGTCGGACACGACAACCAAATCCTCAGACAGACGGTATGTGAGGAGATCatgcggccatggcggcaagGCAGCCTTGCTACCCACATGCTGGGACTCATCGATGATGAAGACGAGGATGACCAAGACCTCGAATCCAGAACAAGACTGCACGGTGTCAACGCGCGCTTCATCCTGGCCTTGCAGACGGCGGCTGGAACCAGGGCCGACTTGGAGATTGCCATTGGCGCTGCAGCGATCAACATgcccgatgacgacgacgacgatgacgacgacgacgacgatgatgatgacgacgatggctacgatgacgacgccgagatggaggagggcgacgacgaccacaTCTCCGTCCCCAGTTCGGGCGCTGACGCCGAGAgggatgaggatgaggacgtCTTGATGGTTGACGCGCGAGGAGGGGATGCGAATGACCTTGGCCTGAACTGGAGCCAGCCCGGCCAGTCCCTTGAAGAAGATGAGGCAACCATGGCAGGGtatccgccgccgccgccgccgccggcccatCTTCGGACAGCGAACCGCGAGAGAGATGGTACGCCATCGGACTCGGACACGGCAGAGCCGCTCATCGCGCCCGCCATATACGCGAAAGCCAACGTTGACATCCCCAAGACTCCAGGGAAGACGGAAAGGGTCACCCCTAGGCCCGGCAGGTACTGGCTCGAGACGCCGCCGGTCTACACGCAGCGAGACAACGTACCTCCGTCCGAGGATGTTTTCCAGCGTGTTCGCCTCGATTGGCTTCTCCTATTCGATCTACGCATGTGGAAGAAGGTGAGGAATGACCTCCGCGCCCTGTACATCTCTACGGTGGTGCAGATCCCGGAGTTCAAGCGGATCCTGGCCCTCCGGTTTGCAAGTCTCTACACCATATTGGCTCAGCTCTATCTTGTGGGTGATCGTGAACCGGATCATTCAATCATCAACCTCTCTCTCCAGATGTTGACGACACCTTCGATTACGGCAGAGGTTGTCGAAAGGGGAAACTTCCTGAGCAGCCTCTTGGCCATCCTGTACACATTCTTGACCACGCGTCAGGTTGGCCACCCTTGGGACGTCTCTCCCGACGCCGTTCTGGCTTTTGAAAGCGGATCTGTAACGAACAGAAGAATGTATCACTTTTACCAGGACCTAAAATTCCTATTCGGCTCGCCTCACGTCCAGGAACGGATCAGATCAGAGCCACGATACCTCATGCAGTTTCTGGATTTGGTGAAGCTTCATCAATGCATAGGACCAAACGTTCGTGCCGTCGTGGAACATGTCGAGTACGAAGCTGATTCGTGGATAACGGCCTCCCTGGTGACGCGACAAATCAACCTCCAAGCTCGaaacctcgccgaggcgtTTCGAAACTGTCCATCGGACGAGATACACCATCTCCAGCGGGCCATTCGATTCACGGCGAAGACGGTCATCTTGAACTCCATCGGAGCGGAGCGCCACAGGTTCAAGCAGGCCGAGATCAAGGATGGTGTCAAGTTCAAGACGTTGACGGACTTTGAATTCGATACCGAGGGAGCCTCGTATGACGTTGTCAAGTTTGTGGTGGAAAAGGATTCCATCAGCTTCCATCATGCCCTGCACTACACTCTTTCGTGGCTCATCGAGTGCGCTCGATCGCTTCCGGCGTCCAACGTTCGGACGCTCATGAGCTTCACGGCCCAGGAGCTGAGGTCGAAGCCGAAGCTCATGGGACGACCGCAGATACCGAGAAGCGACTACAGCGCCGAAGACTACCTCATGGCGGCCTTTGACTATCCGCTCCGGGTCTGTGCCTGGTTGGCCCAGATCAAGGCCAACATGTGGGTGCGCAACGGCATCAGCCTCCGGCACCAGGCCAGCACCTACCGAGGGGTGGGACAGAGAGACGTCTCGCACCATCGAGACATCTTTTTGCTGcagacggccatggtggtgtGCAACCCAAGCAGGGTGTTGGCCTCCGTCATCGATCGCTTCGGCATGGATGGCTGGGTGAAGGGTCTCTTCGAGCTCAAGTCGGAGGCCCAGGATGACGCCCAACACCTAGAcatcgtcgaggatgtgATTCATCTGTTGATCGTCCTCCTCAGCGATCGCACTTCTCTGATTGCGCCCGAAGACGAGTCCAACGCGCGGGTTCTCGCCATGCGCCGGGATATCATCCACGTGCTATGCTTCAAGCCGCTGTCTTTCAACGAGATTTGCAACAAGCTTCCCGAGAAGTATCAAGAGCAGGAAGATTTCCACCGAGTACTCGATGAGATGGCCACGTTCAAGCCTCCCGAGGGGGTTTCTGACGTCGGCACCTTCGAGCTTCGACACGAGTTCATCGACGAGATTGACCCCTACATTGCCCACTACAACAAGAACCAGCGAGAGGAGTCGGAGATGGCATATCGGAAAAAGATGGCCAAGAAAACTGGCAAGCCGATCGAGGACGTCGTGTACGAGCCCAAACAACGAATCATTCCGACGGGGCTTTTCGAACGTCTGGGAGACTTtaccggcaccggcataTTTGCCCAGATCATCTTCTACTCCTTATTATACCCTCTGGTCGCTGAAAAGTTTACCCCGACGGTGCCCTTCACGAGGCTCGAAACGTTCCTCCAAGTCATCCTGCACCTCATGCTGATTGCGATATTAGAGGACAGAACAGAGGAGGCCGGGGCTCTGTCAGATACCACAAACTCATTTGTGAACACGGCGCTGACCAGGTTGGCCCGGAGCAACTTCATGCCGAATGCGAACAACTCGAGAACGATTGTCTCTCTCCTGCATCTCATGTCGTCCAAGGAAGAGTTCAAGTCTGTGCATCCCAAGATAGCCCTCGTTCTCAAGCGACTGAAGCAGAAGCGACCGCAAGCGTTCGAGGCGGCATTTCTGAACCTTGGGCTCTCCGTCGACCGGATCGACACGGCGTCTCCTGCCAACAACTCGGCCGAAGAGGAGCGCGAACGGCGTAAGAAGGCCGCCTTGAGCCGCCAAGCCAAGGTAATGGCGCAgttccagcagcagcagaagagCTTCATCGAAAACCAAGGGGGCATCGACTGGGGCTCGGACttggaggacgacgaggagaacaTGGACCTCGGAGGGGATCGCAAGCATAATTGGAAATACCCGACCGGTACCTGCATCCTATGCCAggaagacgccgacgatcGGCGTCTCTACGGCACATTTGCTCTCATCAACGAAAGCCGCATACTTCGCCAGACGGACTTCCAAGACCCCGACCACGTACGAGAGGCTTCTCAGACACCCTGCAGCCTCGACCGTTCGGCGGAGGATATCCGGCCGTTTGGCATCGCCAGGGAGAACCGGAAGATGGTGGAGAAGCTGAACCCGCAGGGAGAAGTATTCCTCGCCGAGCGACAGGCGATTGGGAAGGGATGCAGGGGCGATCTTTCGCGGCCGGGGCCGGTGGCAAGCAGCTGCGGACACATGATGCACTTTCACTGCTTCGAAGTGTACTACGACGCGACCAACAGGCGACACACGCACCAAATAGCCCGGCACCACCCCGAAGATACGAAGAGGAACGAGTTCGTCTGCCCGCTCTGCAAGGCGCTGGGCAACGCCTTCCTGCCGGTGGCGTGGAAGGGGCTCGAGGAATCGTATCCCGGGACCCTTCAGCCGAAGTTGCCGTTTGGCGAGTTTTTCGACAAGCAGATGGCGTCGGCCTACTGGCTCGGGGGGAGCAAGGctcgcgaggtcgaggagccgGGACTGCCCATGTTTCAGACGCCGAGCGTGCCGGGCAGCCTGGTTGAGAATCTCAACTTCCCCCCGCCAGACGTCGAGGCGCCCCAGGCTCTCTGGTCGAGCATATTCCTAAGAGGCCATACGTCGCAGAGGAACACGGGCGCGACGGGCACGGCCGGGACGGCCAACACCGAGCAGACGGCCAGTTCGGCCAGCAAGGAGACGCTGAACGATCTTGTCTCGGCGTACCAGCGGCTCCGGGATACCCTCCGGGTCAACGGGTTGCACACGAGGCACGCGatcgacgccaacgccgaTCTCGCGAACCTCCTCTACTCGAGCGACACGctcgtcagcatcgtcggcttcaCGATCTCCTCGGTCGAGCTCCAGCAGCGCGGGATCGAGGCGCGACCGGGGATGACGTTGCTGGGGAAGATACCAGAGCAGGTGCTGACCCATCTGAGGATCCTGTCggagacggcatcgtcgtacATGCTGGTCGGCGGGCGGCAGGAGGGGCGCACGAAGCTCATCGGGCACGAATTCCGCAAAGACTGCGAGCGGCAGCACTGCCAGCTGTTCATGTCACGATACTTTGGGACGGGAACGCCGGAATCGTGCGGGCCGGTCGACGTGCTCCCGCCGTTGCTGACGGTGGATCCCttcatcttcctcgtcgagtgCGGCTACGGCTTGGCGGTGGATCAAGACGCGGACATCACGCACCTGGTCAGGCTGTGCTACTTGGCGGAACTCGTCAAGGTCGTCTACCACATGGGCCGCAACATGCCGGTGGCCATGTGGCTCGGGGGACTCAAGGATGGGCAGACGGAGGACGCGTCCATCAACGAGTTTGCCGGCTTTGCCCTCGCCATCACGCAGCACAGCATGACGTTCCACCTCGCCAAGGgggccgacgagatggacgacggggaAGACAGAGGCTTCCAGCAGCCGGGGGTGAACACGGTGGCGGGGTGGTATTCCTTCGTGAAGAAGTACGCGCTGACGTTCCTGCGCAAGACGGTGGTTTTCCTGTACGTCAAGTACGGCATAGACTTCAACAGTCAGGCGTCGCCGAATCcggaagccgacgagctggaccGGTTGACGGAAGCCCTCCGGCTGCCGACGTTTGACGAAATGTGCGCGTCGCTGTCGCAGCACGGGCCGTCGTTTGGCTGGCCGGACACGATGCgggacctcgtcgccggctggaTCAAGCACCAAGTCATGTGGCCTGGGTGCTCGAGCGAGGTGAGCCGGTCGGCGCTCGTGAGCCATCCGGGAATCTACGAGCTGATTGGGCTCCCGAAAACGTACGACACGCTGATCGAGGAGGCGACGCGGAGGAGGtgtccgacgacgggcaaggACCTGACGGACCCTGTGATATGCCTGTTCTGCGGCGACCTGTTCTGCAGCCAGAGCACGTGCTGCCAGAAGACGGAGCGGATCGGCAGCGAGAAGGTCAAGCTCGGCGGAGCACAGCAGCACATGCGCAGGTGAGTGTCACGCTTTCCCACGGCGCAGGCAGCGGAGGATGCTGCGCCGCGATGGCCGTGTCAAGGTTGACAGTGACGGGCAGGTGCCAGCGCAACATTGGCGTGTTCCTCAACGTCCGAAAATGCTCGACGGTGTACCTTTTCCGGCAGTCAGGGTCGttcgcggcggcgccgtacATTGACAAGTACGGCGAGACGGACCCGCAGCTGCGTCACGGACGACAGCTGTTCCTGAACCAGAAGCGATACGATTCGACGATCCGAAACACGGTGCTGCACCACGGAGTGCCGAGCCAGATCAGCCGCAAGCTGGAGGCGGAGATTAACAACGGTGGCTGGGACACGCTGTGAGTGACGagagacgaggagggcggccgaggcggtcgGCGAGCGGTTCATCGTTTGGGAGGGTCTGAATAGAAACAAACGGAGGCGCACCTCCTTGCCGGCGTACGAAGCCGATTCCGAGCGTCGGCGGTGGCATGGCAACGAGCGGCGCGTGGAATCAAAAGGGAGGACACGATGCGCCAGATGCAGTGTATTTAGGTAGTAGGTTATTCAACATTGGCCATGGTGCTATCCCAACGTACGCACACGTCCCCGGTGCATCAACATGTCCTGCTCCGCATAACATGCACGAACACTTGCACGATGCGGCTCCGGTGCTTCACGTAGGTAAGCATAAGGCAAGGCGCCGAACTGAGCGACTGTCCTGCCTCTGCAAAACATGTGCAAGCATACGCACAATgaacatgcatgtacggagtatccgtTCTTGAGGCATATTCAAGCGTACGCACAATGAACATATTCAAGTGTACGCACAATgaacatgcatgtacggagtatctgtacggagcacttatCGACATATTCaagtgtacttaagtacgcaCAATgaacatgcatgtactccgtactaaggaatacttgtaagtacatgtaagtaagtactctgtcTCTGTGTGTTTGCATGCATACTTATGTGCCATTGTGTTAAAACAAGTTGTAACTAGCCGACGCACGCCCATGGTTTTGCCATGACAGTGCTCAGCTACGGACAATCCAGCAAAACAGATGGGAAGACACCCAGCACGGGGGTCGACATGTATTTCGGCCATGTCCTGCTATGCGGTGATGCTTACAGTTGGCAAACACGCCTGTAGGACAATAACTAGCATCTGCGGATACGCGTCTCGCTCGCCCtccaagtaagtaagtaatattcTCGTACATGCAAACGCGGATCCAATCGAGGGCGTCTTCGCACAGTACCAGCAGGTACTTTCGGTGCAGACCGAGTACGTCAAAATGAAAGTATACTGTGCCATtaggtgcaggtgtacggagtacaagtaaagtCCCTACGGTTAGGAGTACattgtgcagtaagtactccgtacatggaggtACAAAGGGAGGTGCAGTaaatgtgcatgtaagtataCAGTGCGTCTCGCTGCTTCAAAGGCACATGAACAAGCCAACAGCAGCTGGAAGCCAAtcggaggaagaggagggacAGCCAAGGCGCGCTGGTACCGTGCGACCTGAATGGCACGGCACGATGCCGTGTGTGCGTAGGTAGTGCCCAGTACGGCAGATGTACACGTTCCTACTTACGTGCCTGCTCAGGCAGGCAATCGTTCAACCAAAAACTGTATACTTTCCATCGCACGATTGGAGGTCGAGCATCATCTGTCGCTGCCAGAGTAGGATTTTTCAGACGGTTCGTGGCGGTGACCCGCCATGCCGAGTCGACGATCGCGATCTGGCCGTGCTGCGGCCAAAAAGGCAGCGGCGGCCTTAGGTACGTTATGCGCCTGTCCTGGTCCCTTTTCGCACCTTGGTCCTCCCGCCCGTCCTCGCACCGCACCACCATCACGAACGACGCACGACggcaaacgacgacggcaacgatcgacggcaaacgacgacgatcgacgacgacgacctcggtcCCATCCTCCGCCCCTCTGCCTGTgcctcctccctcccccaCGTCCCCTCCCTGCCTCGAGCGAGGCCTCCACCTCGCCTTTTTCGCGTCCATTTGACGTGAATTTTTCACACCACCGCCGTGCACCATGGCGCCCGGCACGAGGATTCGGCTGAAGCTGACGAGAGGCTCCAACACCTCAGAGAGCACCCCCCAGAGCTTTGCGGATCTCGAGGATGAGCCGatgcccgacgccgacgtcgatggcgccgccggtgccgacgctgGCAACGTCGACGATACATCCGAGCACGGCGAGACGGCTGcgcgagacgacgacgacgacgacgatgacgacgacgacgaagaggatcgcgagcgcgccgccgacgagtcgggcgacgacgacgacggcaaggaggaAGAATCAGCCAAGGaaccgacgccgccgccgcagcccgTCATTCGCAGAAAACGACTTGGCCGTCCGCCGAAGAACAAGCCCCCGGACTGGGATCCGATGGTAACGGTCACCGACGAcacccctcgtcgccgaggtcgcgGCGGATGGAGGGGTCGCGGCGGTCGCAAGGGGGGTCCGGCCGCGCCCAAGGCCGAGCAgatcatcgacggcgagggaacCGTGGCCGAGATTGTCAACGACGAgtgcgccctcgccgaggatgccgagggcgaggccaaggtcgacAAGCTGGGAaacctcgacggcggtcgCGACTACCGGTGCCGCACCTTtaccgtcctcggccgcgggaACCGGCTGTACATGCTGTCGACGGAGCCCGCCCGCTGCGTCGGCTTCCGGGACAGCTACCTCTTCTTCACCAAGCACCGCAAGCTCTACAAGatcatcatcgacgacgacgagaagagGGACATGATTGAGCGCGAGATCATCCCCCACTCCTACAAGGGCCGTTCCATCGGAATCGTCACCGCCCGCTCCGTCTTCCGAGAGTTTGGCGCGAggatcatcgtcggcggccgccgcatcgtcgacgactaCGGCGTCTCCCAGGCGAgagccgacggcgtcgccgagggacAGCTGGCCGATCCGGACGACCACTTCATCCCGGGCGAGCCCTACAACAAGAACCAGTACGTGGCCTGGCACGGCGCCAGCGCCGTCTACCACACAAACGTGCCCTCCGCCCCCGTCCCGAGCGGCAAGCCCGAATACAAGAAGCGCAAGGTCAACGTCAACGACACCAACTGGATGCTCGAGCACGCGCGCGAGGCGAGGTAATGAACGACCCGCACCCCCTCCGTCCGCTTGATTTCATGGTCAAGGTGCCTGTCCGTGCGAGTGCTGACGAGCCGTCCTCCTGCAGCATCTTCAACTCGGGAATCAACGCCATTCGGAAGCAGAACAACGGCGGCGTCTACGACATTCACACCAACGTCATGCAGTACCCAGCCATCATGCAGCCGACCGTCGCCCGCATAGAGCAGGTGGCGCCggaggacggtgacggcgcaAAGGGCAGCAGCCACGGCCTGCCCCCGGTATCCGCGAGGCTGTCTCGAAACTTCCTCGTCACCGACACGTACCTGGAAGCTCCACCGGCCGGCGCCTTCCCCTTGCCGCTGAGCAAGTCAGACCCGTCCGACTTTCTGGCTTCCTTCCAAGGACTGGCGACGGTGCCTGACGAAATCAAGGATCTGCTGCCTCCAGAATGTCGGGAGGCGTTTGAGAAGACGAGGAGGGAAGACAGGGAGTGGAAATCCCGGTGGGGAACCGAGGGCCAATCGACGTCTCGACGAGACCCCATCATCGACAAGGCCATTGTGCCATACAGCATGGCATAGGGTGGATGGCGTAGGGTGGATGGGacttcatgtacagtacttccgTCGAGG includes these proteins:
- a CDS encoding RING finger domain containing protein, with product MEDPISTQEQQLCQLLAELPARFNYRFTEEASRELLTSLFWSLSGGNAEHMRLLVPSGKPPPSLKLSDAQGAVEGAEYTEAARGKRCGHIFKPGEASYMCRTCGTDETCCLCSRCFDSTDHTGHMVRIQISVGNSGCCDCGDDEAWNKPLFCTIHSDMQQASAKGKGKEAVGVPEELVTNLQMTIGRVFDYICDVISCSPEQLRQSKTQKKILKDEESSRLSSRYYGVESEPCADFALILWNDEKHTVQEVQDQVARACQKSNHDASRDAWETDAIGRSILTYTTDIDQLLRMARIMEAIRVTVTIRSARDTFREQMCGVLVEWLIDISGCTVGHDNQILRQTVCEEIMRPWRQGSLATHMLGLIDDEDEDDQDLESRTRLHGVNARFILALQTAAGTRADLEIAIGAAAINMPDDDDDDDDDDDDDDDDDGYDDDAEMEEGDDDHISVPSSGADAERDEDEDVLMVDARGGDANDLGLNWSQPGQSLEEDEATMAGYPPPPPPPAHLRTANRERDGTPSDSDTAEPLIAPAIYAKANVDIPKTPGKTERVTPRPGRYWLETPPVYTQRDNVPPSEDVFQRVRLDWLLLFDLRMWKKVRNDLRALYISTVVQIPEFKRILALRFASLYTILAQLYLVGDREPDHSIINLSLQMLTTPSITAEVVERGNFLSSLLAILYTFLTTRQVGHPWDVSPDAVLAFESGSVTNRRMYHFYQDLKFLFGSPHVQERIRSEPRYLMQFLDLVKLHQCIGPNVRAVVEHVEYEADSWITASLVTRQINLQARNLAEAFRNCPSDEIHHLQRAIRFTAKTVILNSIGAERHRFKQAEIKDGVKFKTLTDFEFDTEGASYDVVKFVVEKDSISFHHALHYTLSWLIECARSLPASNVRTLMSFTAQELRSKPKLMGRPQIPRSDYSAEDYLMAAFDYPLRVCAWLAQIKANMWVRNGISLRHQASTYRGVGQRDVSHHRDIFLLQTAMVVCNPSRVLASVIDRFGMDGWVKGLFELKSEAQDDAQHLDIVEDVIHLLIVLLSDRTSLIAPEDESNARVLAMRRDIIHVLCFKPLSFNEICNKLPEKYQEQEDFHRVLDEMATFKPPEGVSDVGTFELRHEFIDEIDPYIAHYNKNQREESEMAYRKKMAKKTGKPIEDVVYEPKQRIIPTGLFERLGDFTGTGIFAQIIFYSLLYPLVAEKFTPTVPFTRLETFLQVILHLMLIAILEDRTEEAGALSDTTNSFVNTALTRLARSNFMPNANNSRTIVSLLHLMSSKEEFKSVHPKIALVLKRLKQKRPQAFEAAFLNLGLSVDRIDTASPANNSAEEERERRKKAALSRQAKVMAQFQQQQKSFIENQGGIDWGSDLEDDEENMDLGGDRKHNWKYPTGTCILCQEDADDRRLYGTFALINESRILRQTDFQDPDHVREASQTPCSLDRSAEDIRPFGIARENRKMVEKLNPQGEVFLAERQAIGKGCRGDLSRPGPVASSCGHMMHFHCFEVYYDATNRRHTHQIARHHPEDTKRNEFVCPLCKALGNAFLPVAWKGLEESYPGTLQPKLPFGEFFDKQMASAYWLGGSKAREVEEPGLPMFQTPSVPGSLVENLNFPPPDVEAPQALWSSIFLRGHTSQRNTGATGTAGTANTEQTASSASKETLNDLVSAYQRLRDTLRVNGLHTRHAIDANADLANLLYSSDTLVSIVGFTISSVELQQRGIEARPGMTLLGKIPEQVLTHLRILSETASSYMLVGGRQEGRTKLIGHEFRKDCERQHCQLFMSRYFGTGTPESCGPVDVLPPLLTVDPFIFLVECGYGLAVDQDADITHLVRLCYLAELVKVVYHMGRNMPVAMWLGGLKDGQTEDASINEFAGFALAITQHSMTFHLAKGADEMDDGEDRGFQQPGVNTVAGWYSFVKKYALTFLRKTVVFLYVKYGIDFNSQASPNPEADELDRLTEALRLPTFDEMCASLSQHGPSFGWPDTMRDLVAGWIKHQVMWPGCSSEVSRSALVSHPGIYELIGLPKTYDTLIEEATRRRCPTTGKDLTDPVICLFCGDLFCSQSTCCQKTERIGSEKVKLGGAQQHMRRCQRNIGVFLNVRKCSTVYLFRQSGSFAAAPYIDKYGETDPQLRHGRQLFLNQKRYDSTIRNTVLHHGVPSQISRKLEAEINNGGWDTL